The proteins below are encoded in one region of Ostrea edulis chromosome 3, xbOstEdul1.1, whole genome shotgun sequence:
- the LOC125673215 gene encoding uncharacterized protein LOC125673215, whose amino-acid sequence MLTPPSYLIQPLAYPVPKHRRYFQFPWPESASSKKVKVEIFQDPSNISRKDTKLSTTVQNPGAQMKSSEHSFPFNDLVILCNRKVTTCKKVLMDFKNRYSVSNELQWVSNAQDVRDVKKGVLVCLKISRLTDDITDAIKMVDLSDAETIFLVIIHTVEPGIEVDTSFLSRDSRIDVAHIVYSENCGCYDCPENKSAISKLSSWFKS is encoded by the exons atgcttactcctcctagctacctgatccaacctctggcaTATCCAG TTCCGAAACAtcgaagatattttcaatttcctTGGCCGGAGTCAGCGTCTTCAAAAAAGGTTAAAG TTGAGATATTTCAAGATCCTTCTAACATTTCTAGGAAGGACACAAAACTTTCAACAACTGTTCAAAATCCAG gTGCACAGATGAAAAGTTCAGAGCATTCGTTTCCATTCAACGATTTAGTGATACTTTGCAATCGTAAAGTTACAACATGCAAGAAAGTATTGATGGATTTCAAGAATAGATATTCTGTTTCAAATGAGCTCCAATGGGTATCCAATGCCCAGGATGTCAGGGATGTTAAGAAAGGTGTTCTGGTTTGCTTGAAAATATCCCGTTTGACAGATGACATAACAGATGCTATAAAAATGGTCGATCTTTCAG ATGCTGAAACAATTTTCCTCGTCATTATACATACGGTTGAACCAGGTATAGAAGTGGATACTTCGTTCTTGTCGCGAGATTCTAGAATAGATGTTGCTCACATTGTGTATAGCGAGAATTGTGGTTGCTATGACTGTCCAGAAAACAAGAGCGCAATTTCAAAATTGAGTTCATGGTTCAAGTCTTAG